The following DNA comes from Hyphococcus flavus.
CAGCGCAAACAGCACCGGCATCACATACATCAGCGCCGGCGCGTATGCCGCCGCCTCATGGGCGAAGTAAGGACCGTACAGCAACGGCAATACTACAATAAAAAAATCACTGAACGCCCGTAATGTGCGCGGCGTTCTATATTGGTAAATGTGCTTGATACTTTCGAAAGAGACCACCATTTTTGAAATATACTGATTGCAGCGGGAACACTCACCCGAAGCCAATCCATCTTCACGCATTCGTTTCACAAATAACGATAAGCTGGAAAACGCCGCGTAAACGCGTTTTTCATATTCCGGCATTTCTGACAGAGGGCTTTTGAACATATCGCGGCAACTGACCAGAAGCTCTTTCAGCACCCGCTCGGCATGCCGTAGTCTTGCCGGGCTTTGATCCGGCAGCCAGTCGCGCGCAGCGAAAAATATTGCGCGTCCATGGGCTTTGATCGTCCCATAATCATCAAGCGCATTCTCCCGGCGCTTATAGGCATGCCCGATTGAGAACACGATCGGAAACACGACAGCCGTCGAGATCAGTGTAAGGGGAAAATCCGCAACGATGTTGAACCTCAGGCTTAGCCACGTTGACGCCACGGCCAGAAGGCTGATGATCAGACTCTTGCGGTTCAGGATCAGAAAAAGGCTAGACAGTCGTTTCATGGCAAGGGTTTTAGCGCCCGCCAGTTGCCATTGCGTTAAGTTAACAAGCCCTAAACGGCGGCAAGCTTGAACGCTTTGAGCTTCGTCATAACAACGCCGTCGATTTCAGCCGGAACCAGCACATTCCCGGTCGCGTAAGCATAAAGCTCTCGATCATTGATCTGTAAAAGCGTTTCAAATTCAGCGAGTTCATTCTCGCTCATTTCCGGCAAGTGCGCTTTGGCGAAGCCGCCGATGAGCAAATCCGCCTCTTTAAATCCACGGTAGCTTGCAAGGTAAAGAAGCCGCTTTCGCAGTTTTTCAATAGCATCTGTCATGGGATCGCCTGTTCAGACATCGAGTTGATAATGTCGATAATCTTTTGCGTTTCCACATGATGCAGAGCATGCCCCGT
Coding sequences within:
- a CDS encoding succinate dehydrogenase assembly factor 2, with the translated sequence MTDAIEKLRKRLLYLASYRGFKEADLLIGGFAKAHLPEMSENELAEFETLLQINDRELYAYATGNVLVPAEIDGVVMTKLKAFKLAAV